In a single window of the Natronosalvus caseinilyticus genome:
- a CDS encoding J domain-containing protein, whose translation MTDDIDFYDLLDISSDASQDDVKQAFREQVRVYHPDLNDDDRAQAQFTALKKAYDILGDPVERQAYDRLGHEDYVAKRTSGLPSPDLWKSATDADKDTNADENENEGDDSSSSKSDSDSGSESRSRSSTTSRTTKATASSATSAGGTTDSRTSSESASAGAGSAGASTSSTSTGTGTGTGTGTRAGTGTNARSNATASSASAGGTTAGTAGTSSARTESTPHAHSRNHAHSRPGRLTDNALVRWWRDQNFAWPLIWTSILVYLAGFVHFGLEHENALSNLALELRSIGAEPNALWTSLSTSRHGISTPFAFVSSVELVAPPSPLEPIQWYGVLAGAVGLSLLFVLAARIAWREETWGPISLDETIVVGVALTAATMVVGGPLLAGSVLMPLLIGVVVHRTHQLPGWSPSYLYVLSVLAPLVGFAVAAAGYATLPADLALFVVVPLLGALGLPLRVSVRKRFGR comes from the coding sequence ATGACCGACGATATCGACTTCTACGACCTTCTCGACATCTCATCTGACGCCTCCCAGGACGACGTAAAGCAGGCGTTTCGCGAACAGGTCCGGGTCTATCATCCGGATCTGAACGACGACGACCGGGCACAGGCGCAGTTTACGGCGCTCAAGAAGGCCTACGACATTCTGGGCGATCCGGTCGAACGCCAGGCCTACGATCGCCTCGGGCACGAAGATTACGTCGCCAAGCGAACGTCGGGACTTCCCTCTCCTGATCTCTGGAAGTCGGCTACGGACGCAGACAAGGATACAAACGCGGACGAAAACGAGAACGAGGGAGACGATTCCTCGAGTTCGAAATCCGATTCAGATTCGGGATCAGAATCGCGGTCGCGGTCGTCGACCACCTCCCGTACCACCAAAGCGACTGCCTCGAGCGCGACGTCGGCAGGCGGGACGACGGACTCGCGAACATCGAGCGAGAGTGCGAGCGCCGGCGCGGGATCGGCCGGTGCGTCCACCTCGAGTACGAGCACTGGCACTGGAACGGGCACTGGAACCGGAACGAGGGCCGGCACCGGGACGAACGCTCGCTCGAACGCAACCGCCTCAAGTGCTAGCGCGGGCGGGACGACGGCCGGCACCGCCGGTACGTCGAGTGCCCGGACCGAGTCGACCCCGCACGCTCACTCTCGCAATCACGCTCACTCGAGGCCGGGTCGACTGACCGACAACGCGCTCGTCCGGTGGTGGCGCGACCAGAACTTCGCCTGGCCGCTCATCTGGACGTCGATCCTCGTGTATCTCGCCGGATTCGTCCACTTCGGACTCGAGCACGAGAACGCGCTCTCGAACCTGGCGCTGGAGTTACGGTCAATCGGCGCCGAGCCGAACGCCCTCTGGACGTCCCTCTCGACCAGTCGGCACGGCATCTCGACCCCGTTCGCGTTCGTCTCGAGCGTCGAGTTGGTTGCCCCGCCCTCGCCCCTCGAACCGATCCAGTGGTACGGCGTCCTGGCCGGAGCCGTCGGCCTCTCGTTGCTCTTCGTGCTCGCCGCACGAATCGCCTGGCGCGAGGAGACCTGGGGGCCGATCTCGCTCGACGAGACCATCGTCGTCGGGGTCGCGCTCACCGCGGCGACGATGGTCGTCGGCGGGCCGCTGCTCGCGGGAAGCGTCCTCATGCCGCTGCTGATCGGCGTCGTCGTACACCGAACCCACCAGCTTCCCGGGTGGTCGCCCTCGTACCTCTACGTTCTGAGCGTCCTGGCGCCGCTCGTCGGGTTCGCCGTCGCCGCCGCCGGGTACGCGACGCTCCCGGCCGATCTGGCGCTGTTCGTCGTCGTTCCGCTGCTCGGTGCGCTGGGGCTTCCGCTCCGCGTGAGCGTTCGAAAACGGTTCGGACGGTAG